A single Arachis stenosperma cultivar V10309 unplaced genomic scaffold, arast.V10309.gnm1.PFL2 arast.V10309.gnm1.Scaffold_100074, whole genome shotgun sequence DNA region contains:
- the LOC130960141 gene encoding LOW QUALITY PROTEIN: uncharacterized mitochondrial protein AtMg00530 (The sequence of the model RefSeq protein was modified relative to this genomic sequence to represent the inferred CDS: inserted 1 base in 1 codon): MCIFERLSSARAEECPHEFVEVSTQRGLPSTHLSIYKNXLPGGERKLQDENESGNPGHTHPDPPWNFRNLQKHSRRGLVMIFSKITRC, translated from the exons ATGTGTATTTTTGAGAGATTGTCCTCGGCTCGGGCTGAGGAGTGTCCGCATGAGTTCGTTGAGGTGTCTACACAG CGGGGGCTACCCTCGACTCACCTCTCTATCTATAAAA CCCTCCCCGGAGGAGAGCGGAAGCTCCAGGATGAGAATGAATCCGGGAATCCAGGACATACTCATCCTGATCCACCATGGAATTTTCGGAATCTACAAAAACATTCTAGGAGAGGGCTCGTAATGATCTTCTCAAAGATCACAAGATGCTGA
- the LOC130960140 gene encoding LOW QUALITY PROTEIN: uncharacterized protein LOC130960140 (The sequence of the model RefSeq protein was modified relative to this genomic sequence to represent the inferred CDS: inserted 3 bases in 2 codons) has translation MSSGTVHFPAILVTVTCNPRWCVRTPXSGRERKDFSETSFQTQESTFPYEHSIGRLRVRRGSLLCLHTRLPFSESSAGPPTTSLRPEGFIACTKTPGRRLPKREAQRMSDAKPRTSLRSYWHTLPKKKEQTPLKTRVRYNKAISVHRPSHGAVRGRYRSYSSQPASXVSLPLQRMEVWMNRHKKNRGIFFFFSAIT, from the exons ATGTCGTCGGGTACTGTTCACTTCCCCGCCATTCTTGTAACCGTCACCTGTAATCCGCGCTGGTGTGTCCGCACCC TGAGTGGACGAGAAAGAAAGGATTTTTCGGAGACTTCGTTCCAGACCCAGGAGTCAACTTTCCCGTATGAGCATTCG ATAGGTCGTCTGAGGGTTCGCCGCGGTTCATTGCTGTGCTTACACACTAGGCTACCCTTCTCCGAAAGCTCTGCGGGACCACCTACCACTAGTCTTCGGCCGGAGGGGTTTATTGCATGCACAAAAACGCCGGGACGCAGGCTCCCGAAGAGGGAAGCCCAACGAATGTCAGATGCAAAGCCCCGCACCTCATTAAGATCATATTGGCATACtctcccaaaaaaaaaagagcagaCCCCATTGAAGACGAGAGTGAGGTACAACAAGGCCATTTCTGTCCACCGCCCTTCTCACGGAGCCGTACGTGGACGTTACCGCTCATACAGCTCCCAGCCGGCAAG AGTTAGCCTCCCTCTACAAAGAATGGAAGTATGGATGAATcgacataaaaaaaatagaggaattttctttttcttttcagcAATAACATGA
- the LOC130960133 gene encoding uncharacterized protein LOC130960133 has protein sequence MKEAIRMVLESIYDPEFPDTSHFRSGRGRYSALRRIKEEWGTSRWFLEFDIRKCFHTIDRHRLIPIFKEEIDDPKFFDSIHKVFSAGRLVGGEKGPYSVPHSVLLSALPGNIYLHKLDQEIGRIRQKYEIPRRRSVLLRTGRIDDQENSGEEASFNAPQDNRAIIVGRVKSIQRKAAFHSLVSSWHTPPTSTPRRRGDQKTPFVFPPSSALAAFLNKPSSLLCAAFFIEAAGLTPKAEFYGRELNNNWAMRDLIKYCKRKGLLIELGGEARLVIRSERGLARKLAPFQIKNPYFIRICYVRYADDLLLGIVGAVELLIEIQKRIAHFLQSGLNLWVGSAGSTTIAARSTVEFPGTVIREVPPRTTPKQFLRELEKRLRVKHRIHITVCHLRSAIHSKFRNLGNSIPIQQLTKGMSETGSLLDGVPLAETLGTAGVRSPQVSVFWGTFQHIWQGSRGISLLHSSGRSNAPSDVQEAVARSGMSVRRLSLYTPAGRKAAGGGHWAGSISCEFPIQIEAPIKKILRRLRDRGIISRRRPRPIHVACLTNVSDGDIVNWSAGIAISPLSYYRCRDNLYQVRMIVDHQIRWSAIFTLAHKHKSSARNIIPKYSKDSNIVNQEGGKTLAEFPNSIELGKLGPGQDPNNKEHSTTSLVVFFLLV, from the coding sequence ATGAAAGAGGCGATCAGAATGGTACTCGAATCCATTTATGATCCCGAGTTTCCAGACACATCGCACTTCCGCTCGGGTCGAGGCCGCTACTCGGCCCTAAGACGGATCAAAGAAGAGTGGGGAACCTCTCGCTGGTTTTTGGAATTCGACATCAGGAAGTGTTTTCACACCATCGACCGACATCGACTCATCCCAATCTTTAAGGAAGAGATCGACGATCCCAAGTTCTTTGACTCCATTCATAAAGTCTTTTCCGCCGGACGACTCGTAGGAGGTGAGAAGGGCCCTTACTCCGTCCCACACAGTGTACTACTATCGGCCCTACCAGGCAACATCTACCTACACAAGCTCGATCAGGAGATAGGAAGGATCCGACAAAAGTACGAAATTCCGAGAAGAAGATCGGTTCTATTAAGGACAGGTCGTATTGATGACCAAGAAAACTCTGGAGAAGAAGCAAGCTTCAACGCTCCCCAAGACAACAGAGCCATCATTGTGGGGAGGGTCAAGAGCATTCAACGCAAAGCGGCCTTTCATTCCCTTGTTTCGTCGTGGCACACCCCCCCCACAAGCACCCCCCGGCGAAGGGGGGACCAGAAAACGCCTTTCGTTTTCCCCCCTTCGTCGGCCCTTGCCGCCTTCCTTAACAAGCCCTCGAGCCTCCTTTGCGCCGCCTTCTTCATAGAAGCCGCCGGGTTGACCCCGAAGGCCGAATTCTATGGTAGAGAATTGAATAATAATTGGGCCATGAGAGACCTTATTAAGTATTGCAAAAGAAAGGGCCTGCTGATAGAGCTGGGTGGGGAGGCGAGACTAGTTATCAGGTCAGAGAGAGGCCTGGCCCGTAAACTGGCCCCCTTCCAAATTAAAAACCCTTATTTCATAAGGATTTGTTACGTGCGATATGCCGACGACTTACTACTGGGAATCGTGGGTGCCGTAGAGCTTCTCATAGAAATACAAAAACGTATCGCCCACTTCCTACAATCCGGCCTGAACCTTTGGGTAGGCTCTGCAGGATCAACAACAATAGCTGCACGGAGTACGGTAGAATTCCCCGGTACGGTCATTCGGGAAGTCCCTCCGAGGACGACTCCCAAACAATTCTTGCGAGAGCTGGAGAAGCGTCTACGGGTAAAGCACCGTATCCATATAACTGTTTGCCACCTACGCTCCGCCATCCATTCCAAGTTTAGGAACCTAGGGAATAGTATCCCGATCCAACAGCTGACGAAGGGGATGAGCGAAACAGGGAGTCTACTGGACGGGGTTCCACTAGCGGAGACTCTTGGAACTGCTGGAGTAAGAAGTCCCCAAGTAAGCGTATTCTGGGGGACCTTCCAGCACATCTGGCAAGGATCAAGGGGGATCTCGTTGTTGCATAGCTCAGGTCGGAGCAACGCGCCATCGGACGTTCAAGAGGCAGTCGCACGATCGGGCATGAGTGTCCGGAGGTTGTCATTGTATACTCCCGCGGGTCGGAAGGCGGCGGGGGGAGGGCACTGGGCGGGATCTATCAGCTGCGAATTCCCCATACAAATAGAGGCGCCTATCAAAAAGATACTCCGAAGGCTTCGGGATCGAGGTATCATTAGCCGAAGAAGACCCAGGCCAATCCACGTGGCCTGCTTGACGAACGTCAGCGACGGAGACATCGTAAATTGGTCTGCGGGCATCGCGATAAGTCCTCTGTCCTACTACAGGTGCCGCGACAACCTTTACCAAGTCCGAATGATTGTCGACCACCAGATCCGCTGGTCTGCAATATTCACCTTAGCCCACAAGCACAAATCCTCGGCGCGGAATATAATCCCCAAGTACTCCAAAGACTCAAATATAGTAAATCAAGAAGGTGGTAAGACCCTTGCAGAGTTCCCCAACAGCATAGAGCTTGGGAAGCTCGGACCCGGTCAAGATCCGAACAACAAGGAGCACTCCACTACAAGTCTAGTCGTTTTTTTTCTATTAGTTTAG